In Vigna angularis cultivar LongXiaoDou No.4 chromosome 8, ASM1680809v1, whole genome shotgun sequence, one DNA window encodes the following:
- the LOC108344726 gene encoding novel plant SNARE 11, giving the protein MDQLSAISEDLAEIEGQIADNFRALSNGFQKLEKIKDSNRQSRQLEELTEKMRECKRLIKEFDKEVKALENNFDRETNKMLNEKKQSMIKELNSYVALKKKYATNIEHKRIELFEGPNEGFAEENGLLASSMTNEQLMDHGNRMMDETDQAIERGKKVVQETINVGTETAAALKAQTEQMSRVVNELDSIHFSLKKASQLVKEIGRQVATDKCIMMLLFLIVIGVIAIIIVKLVHPENKDIRDIPGLAPPVQNRRLLWSHS; this is encoded by the exons ATGGATCAGTTGTCGGCGATCAGCGAGGACCTGGCCGAGATCGAGGGGCAAATCGCCGACAATTTCCGCGCCCTATC AAATGGATTtcagaagttggagaagattaAGGATTCGAATAGACAGAGCAGGCAGTTGGAAGAGCTCACGGAGAAAATGCGAGAATGTAAACG GCTTATCAAGGAGTTCGATAAAGAAGTCAAAGCTTTGGAGAATAACTTCGACAGAGAAACTAACAAAATGTTGAATGAGAAAAAGCAGTCAATG ATCAAAGAGTTAAACTCATATGTTGCTTTAAAAAAGAA GTATGCTACAAATATTGAGCATAAACGAATTGAACTCTTTGAGGGGCCAAATGAAGGTTTTGCTGAAGAAAATGGCTTGCTAGCATCCT CAATGACTAACGAACAACTAATGGATCATGGGAATAGGATGATGGATGAGACAGATCAGGCCATTGAAAGGGGAAAGAAG GTCGTTCAAGAAACAATAAATGTTGGTACAGAGACTGCAGCAGCTCTTAAGGCTCAG ACGGAACAAATGAGCAGAGTTGTCAATGAGCTGGATTCGATCCATTTCTCTTTAAAGAAAGCATCACAATTGGTCAAGGAAATCGGTAGGCAG GTTGCTACTGACAAGTGTATTATGATGCTACTTTTCCTTATTGTCATTGGAGTAATTGCTATCATTATAGTAAAG CTTGTGCACCCGGAGAACAAGGACATTCGCGACATTCCAGGACTGGCTCCTCCAGTTCAGAACCGAAGACTGCTTTGGAGTCACAGTTGA
- the LOC108346143 gene encoding uncharacterized protein LOC108346143 isoform X2, whose protein sequence is MGRGLIPSSPTTLTGLFASITKTPPKSFNLSFGFKLVHHKYRHLLPLACCFSVSSSPSSPSSPSQCSVDISKYTEAFSRRMAMAGLKPHHRIALGVSGGPDSMALCVLTAEWKTAGANVVTTENGGLIDGLLAIIVDHGLRAESKEEANVVSQRVSKMGIRCEIASCDWPRGRPKQGHLQEAAREMRYKIFQEVCAQHQIGVLLIAHHADDQAELFILRLSRNSGVLGLAGMPFTSQIFPTHAHSDEVQVNQGILLVRPLLEFSKEDMYKICQGGSEDWVEDPTNQSPLYARNRIRMVLNNLSSSKFKFELQAIISACRITRTYVDQIGYNLIREAVIIKDHGYAVIDLQILCSMKIEDICLMKFLSLVLQFVSQRQRQVRGSAMKLLMDYIRTFPCKNSITIAGCYLCPDPGSKGSRLLVCCCSDDCALPLKMEYFESLSYGQEVHCVANELEKIIEDDHSFANHFVPDSSDKQETAYFRSTTETISDSASKHGVETVAPFRKSLQPGQFYYFMNRFILRWSLKNKIDEDELSGLVDYEMDLSEEARSFCCTSCVVGHNEVLKVRQMIESDWLYLAELSKYPLSKNSIQYDVKSVNETKQIMYRTSPCLHYASVSAKQALHKLKSIPVAARRTLPVLITEQGQLQSIPSVNFKHCPFLMVHMEFRPKIPLGGGHTSFI, encoded by the exons ATGGGGAGAGGGCTAATCCCATCTTCGCCGACGACTCTCACCGGTCTCTTTGCTTCCATCACCAAAACCCCACCAAAAAGTTTCAATCTTTCGTTTGGTTTTAAACTTGTGCACCATAAGTATCGTCATCTTCTTCCATTGGCTTGCTGCTTCAGCGtgtcttcttccccttcttccccttcttccccTTCCCAATGTTCAGTCGACATTTCCAAATACACAGAAGCATTTTCCAGACGAATGGCCATGGCTGGTCTCAAACCCCATCACCGAATTG CTTTGGGAGTCTCTGGTGGCCCTGACAGTATGGCACTCTGTGTGTTAACTGCTGAATGGAAAACTGCTGGAGCTAATGTTGTCACAACCGAGAATGGTGGTCTCATAGATGGGCTACTGGCAATAATTGTTGATCATGGTCTTCGAGCAGAGAGCAAAGAGGAGGCCAACGTTGTTTCTCAACGAGTTTCAAAAATGG GAATCAGGTGTGAGATCGCCAGCTGTGATTGGCCAAGAGGAAGACCAAAACAGGGTCATTTGCAGGAAGCTGCCCGGGAAATGAG GTACAAAATATTTCAAGAAGTTTGTGCCCAACACCAGATTGGGGTATTGCTTATTGCACATCATGCTGATGATCAG GCcgagttatttattttaaggcTTTCTCGAAATAGTGGTGTGCTTGGACTTGCAGGCATGCCTTTTACCTCCCAGATTTTCCCTACACATGCACATTCCGACGAAGTTCAGGTAAACCAGGGCATTCTTCTTGTGCGGCCTCTTCTGGAATTTTCAAAGGAAGATATGTACAAG ATATGCCAAGGAGGTAGTGAGGATTGGGTGGAAGACCCTACTAATCAAAGCCCATTATATGCACGTAATAGAATACGGATGGTGCTGAATAATTTGTCATCTT CTAAATTCAAGTTTGAGCTTCAAGCAATAATTTCTGCTTGCAGAATAACACGCACATATGTTGATCAAATTGGCTATAACTTGATACGTGAAGCTGTGATTATCAAGGAT CATGGTTATGCTGTTATCGATTTACAGATTCTTTGTTCTATGAAAATCGAGGACATATGCCTGATGAAATTTCTTTCCTTGGTCTTACAG TTTGTATCACAAAGACAAAGGCAAGTCAGAGGCAGTGCTATGAAATTGCTAATGGACTACATTCGTACATTTCCATGCAAG AACTCTATCACAATAGCAGGTTGTTACCTTTGTCCAGATCCTGGTTCTAAAGGGTCTAGACTTCTGGTCTGCTGCTGTTCTGATGACTGTGCTTTGCCATTAAAGATGGAATATTTCGAGTCTCTCTCTTATGGACAAGAAGTGCATTGTGTTGCCAATGAGTTAGAAAAAATTATAGAGGATGATCACTCATTTGCAAATCACTTCGTTCCTGATTCATCAGAT AAGCAAGAAACTGCTTACTTCAGGTCTACAACTGAGACCATTTCTGACTCTGCATCAAAGCATGGAGTTGAAACTGTTGCCCCTTTTAGAAAATCGCTTCAGCCAGgacaattttattactttatgaATCGATTTATTCTCAGATggagtttgaaaaataaaattgatgaagatgaacttTCTGGTTTAGTGGATTATGAAATGGATTTGAGTGAGGAAGCCAGGAGCTTTTGTTGCACATCTTGTGTAGTTGGTCATAATGAAGTACTTAAGGTGCGACAAATGATTGAATCTGATTGGCTGTATCTGGCTGAGTTATCAAAATATCCACTTTCTAAAAACTCCATCCAATATGACGTTAAATCAGTGAATGAAACCAAGCAAATAATGTACAGAACATCTCCATGTTTACACTATGCCAGTGTATCAGCAAAGCAAGCTCTCCACAAGTTAAAATCTATCCCAGTTGCCGCAAGGAGAACCCTGCCTGTTCTGATCACTGAACAAGGACAATTACAAAGCATTCCA AGTGTTAATTTCAAGCACTGTCCCTTCCTGATGGTGCATATGGAGTTTAGGCCAAAAATACCGCTTGGGGGAGGTCATACCTCATTCATATAG
- the LOC108346143 gene encoding uncharacterized protein LOC108346143 isoform X1, translating to MGRGLIPSSPTTLTGLFASITKTPPKSFNLSFGFKLVHHKYRHLLPLACCFSVSSSPSSPSSPSQCSVDISKYTEAFSRRMAMAGLKPHHRIALGVSGGPDSMALCVLTAEWKTAGANVVTTENGGLIDGLLAIIVDHGLRAESKEEANVVSQRVSKMGIRCEIASCDWPRGRPKQGHLQEAAREMRYKIFQEVCAQHQIGVLLIAHHADDQAELFILRLSRNSGVLGLAGMPFTSQIFPTHAHSDEVQVNQGILLVRPLLEFSKEDMYKICQGGSEDWVEDPTNQSPLYARNRIRMVLNNLSSSKFKFELQAIISACRITRTYVDQIGYNLIREAVIIKDHGYAVIDLQILCSMKIEDICLMKFLSLVLQFVSQRQRQVRGSAMKLLMDYIRTFPCKNSITIAGCYLCPDPGSKGSRLLVCCCSDDCALPLKMEYFESLSYGQEVHCVANELEKIIEDDHSFANHFVPDSSDVHFLDVNPTLILTEAKMLNIITESTYNDILALQKQETAYFRSTTETISDSASKHGVETVAPFRKSLQPGQFYYFMNRFILRWSLKNKIDEDELSGLVDYEMDLSEEARSFCCTSCVVGHNEVLKVRQMIESDWLYLAELSKYPLSKNSIQYDVKSVNETKQIMYRTSPCLHYASVSAKQALHKLKSIPVAARRTLPVLITEQGQLQSIPSVNFKHCPFLMVHMEFRPKIPLGGGHTSFI from the exons ATGGGGAGAGGGCTAATCCCATCTTCGCCGACGACTCTCACCGGTCTCTTTGCTTCCATCACCAAAACCCCACCAAAAAGTTTCAATCTTTCGTTTGGTTTTAAACTTGTGCACCATAAGTATCGTCATCTTCTTCCATTGGCTTGCTGCTTCAGCGtgtcttcttccccttcttccccttcttccccTTCCCAATGTTCAGTCGACATTTCCAAATACACAGAAGCATTTTCCAGACGAATGGCCATGGCTGGTCTCAAACCCCATCACCGAATTG CTTTGGGAGTCTCTGGTGGCCCTGACAGTATGGCACTCTGTGTGTTAACTGCTGAATGGAAAACTGCTGGAGCTAATGTTGTCACAACCGAGAATGGTGGTCTCATAGATGGGCTACTGGCAATAATTGTTGATCATGGTCTTCGAGCAGAGAGCAAAGAGGAGGCCAACGTTGTTTCTCAACGAGTTTCAAAAATGG GAATCAGGTGTGAGATCGCCAGCTGTGATTGGCCAAGAGGAAGACCAAAACAGGGTCATTTGCAGGAAGCTGCCCGGGAAATGAG GTACAAAATATTTCAAGAAGTTTGTGCCCAACACCAGATTGGGGTATTGCTTATTGCACATCATGCTGATGATCAG GCcgagttatttattttaaggcTTTCTCGAAATAGTGGTGTGCTTGGACTTGCAGGCATGCCTTTTACCTCCCAGATTTTCCCTACACATGCACATTCCGACGAAGTTCAGGTAAACCAGGGCATTCTTCTTGTGCGGCCTCTTCTGGAATTTTCAAAGGAAGATATGTACAAG ATATGCCAAGGAGGTAGTGAGGATTGGGTGGAAGACCCTACTAATCAAAGCCCATTATATGCACGTAATAGAATACGGATGGTGCTGAATAATTTGTCATCTT CTAAATTCAAGTTTGAGCTTCAAGCAATAATTTCTGCTTGCAGAATAACACGCACATATGTTGATCAAATTGGCTATAACTTGATACGTGAAGCTGTGATTATCAAGGAT CATGGTTATGCTGTTATCGATTTACAGATTCTTTGTTCTATGAAAATCGAGGACATATGCCTGATGAAATTTCTTTCCTTGGTCTTACAG TTTGTATCACAAAGACAAAGGCAAGTCAGAGGCAGTGCTATGAAATTGCTAATGGACTACATTCGTACATTTCCATGCAAG AACTCTATCACAATAGCAGGTTGTTACCTTTGTCCAGATCCTGGTTCTAAAGGGTCTAGACTTCTGGTCTGCTGCTGTTCTGATGACTGTGCTTTGCCATTAAAGATGGAATATTTCGAGTCTCTCTCTTATGGACAAGAAGTGCATTGTGTTGCCAATGAGTTAGAAAAAATTATAGAGGATGATCACTCATTTGCAAATCACTTCGTTCCTGATTCATCAGATGTACACTTTTTGGATGTGAATCCTACTTTAATTTTGACCGAAGCCAAAATGTTAAACATAATCACTGAATCAACCTACAATGATATTCTTGCTTTGCAGAAGCAAGAAACTGCTTACTTCAGGTCTACAACTGAGACCATTTCTGACTCTGCATCAAAGCATGGAGTTGAAACTGTTGCCCCTTTTAGAAAATCGCTTCAGCCAGgacaattttattactttatgaATCGATTTATTCTCAGATggagtttgaaaaataaaattgatgaagatgaacttTCTGGTTTAGTGGATTATGAAATGGATTTGAGTGAGGAAGCCAGGAGCTTTTGTTGCACATCTTGTGTAGTTGGTCATAATGAAGTACTTAAGGTGCGACAAATGATTGAATCTGATTGGCTGTATCTGGCTGAGTTATCAAAATATCCACTTTCTAAAAACTCCATCCAATATGACGTTAAATCAGTGAATGAAACCAAGCAAATAATGTACAGAACATCTCCATGTTTACACTATGCCAGTGTATCAGCAAAGCAAGCTCTCCACAAGTTAAAATCTATCCCAGTTGCCGCAAGGAGAACCCTGCCTGTTCTGATCACTGAACAAGGACAATTACAAAGCATTCCA AGTGTTAATTTCAAGCACTGTCCCTTCCTGATGGTGCATATGGAGTTTAGGCCAAAAATACCGCTTGGGGGAGGTCATACCTCATTCATATAG